In one window of Paraflavitalea soli DNA:
- a CDS encoding alpha-L-fucosidase: MRTTLFAFLLIFLCSPMLHAQEQGIHPQSQTYEWPADPLVKAKLDKWQDQKFGMIIHWGLYAVPGMIESWALCSEDWIDRDSNIAYDDFKKWYWGLRKDFNPVNFNPEQWAAAGKEAGMRYLVFTTKHHDGFCMFDTKQTDFKISNGPFANNPKADVAKYVFDAFRKEGFMIGAYFSKPDWHTEYYWWPKYATANRNNNYDIHKYPWRWNKYKEFTYNQISELMNNYGAMDILWLDGGWVRPRETVNAEVLSWGAPIPEWSQDIDMPKIAAMARSKQPGLLVVDRTVHGPYENYQTPEQRIPEKQLDYPWESCMTLANNWGFVNNDQFKSPAKVIHSLIEIVAKGGSLLLGIGPKADGTLPAEATERLAAIGQWTKVNGEAIYNTRTIKHFQDGNTFFTQSKDAATVYALVRIKEGEALPATITWKGNLPKKGAKIKLLQTGQPVKWVVEGDAVKLTLPAALLKSNDSYPALAFAFIPSSH, encoded by the coding sequence ATGCGCACTACTTTATTCGCTTTCTTATTGATCTTTTTGTGCAGCCCCATGCTGCATGCACAGGAGCAGGGTATACATCCCCAATCCCAGACCTATGAATGGCCTGCTGATCCACTGGTAAAAGCCAAGCTCGACAAGTGGCAGGACCAGAAGTTTGGCATGATCATACACTGGGGTTTGTACGCCGTGCCTGGTATGATTGAGTCCTGGGCGCTTTGTTCGGAAGACTGGATCGATCGCGACAGCAATATCGCTTATGATGATTTTAAAAAATGGTACTGGGGACTGAGGAAGGATTTCAACCCGGTCAACTTCAATCCCGAACAGTGGGCCGCTGCCGGTAAAGAGGCAGGCATGCGCTACCTGGTATTTACGACCAAGCACCACGATGGCTTTTGCATGTTCGATACCAAACAAACAGATTTCAAAATATCCAATGGCCCCTTCGCCAACAATCCCAAGGCTGATGTAGCGAAATACGTGTTTGATGCTTTCCGCAAGGAAGGATTTATGATCGGTGCTTATTTCTCCAAGCCCGATTGGCATACTGAATACTACTGGTGGCCCAAATACGCTACAGCCAACCGCAACAACAATTACGACATCCATAAATATCCCTGGCGCTGGAACAAGTACAAGGAATTTACGTACAACCAGATCAGTGAGCTGATGAATAACTACGGCGCCATGGACATCCTTTGGCTGGATGGCGGCTGGGTACGCCCAAGGGAAACAGTGAATGCCGAAGTGCTTTCCTGGGGGGCGCCTATTCCCGAATGGAGCCAGGATATCGACATGCCTAAGATCGCGGCCATGGCCAGAAGCAAACAGCCCGGATTGCTGGTGGTAGATCGTACCGTGCATGGCCCTTATGAAAATTACCAGACACCCGAGCAGCGTATACCCGAAAAACAACTGGATTATCCCTGGGAAAGCTGCATGACACTGGCCAACAACTGGGGCTTTGTAAACAATGATCAATTCAAATCGCCGGCGAAGGTCATTCACTCACTTATTGAGATTGTGGCCAAAGGTGGCAGCCTCTTGTTGGGTATTGGTCCCAAGGCTGATGGCACCCTGCCAGCCGAAGCAACAGAACGATTGGCGGCCATCGGTCAGTGGACGAAAGTAAATGGAGAGGCCATCTACAATACCCGTACAATTAAGCATTTCCAGGATGGCAATACTTTCTTTACGCAAAGTAAAGATGCTGCCACGGTCTATGCCTTGGTGCGTATAAAAGAAGGAGAAGCATTACCGGCAACGATAACCTGGAAAGGCAATCTGCCTAAAAAAGGCGCTAAGATCAAATTATTGCAAACTGGTCAGCCCGTTAAATGGGTGGTGGAAGGGGATGCTGTAAAACTAACCTTACCCGCTGCTTTACTGAAATCTAATGACAGCTATCCGGCATTGGCCTTTGCTTTTATACCCTCATCTCATTAA
- a CDS encoding RagB/SusD family nutrient uptake outer membrane protein has product MKKQQILTTLYLALGISIMLGSCTKLDEEVYDQVLETSFKPTEKDIPAIIGPAYTVLRTVMVGWQGDFDLQEEPADIIVTPVRPNGWYDAGTYQRMHKHEWTPTEWQPINSWNENFKGVNAVNRILSQIEEGSIPVTTGKEALVAELKTARAFYYSMLIDNHGNVPIVTNFKDTARPKQSTRAQVYAFIEKELLDNIGLLSEKADNSTYGRFNKWAARATLARLYLNAEVYTGTAQWAKCIEQCDEILTKGPYILEPVFKTNFLTNNNTSKELVFAVPFDEIFATQNSIHMKTLASAHRNVLDLAAQPWGGNCAVPQFIDTYDPDDTRMKDTWIQGPQYNVATGALILTYVKKVPSIDNTDFFDGFRIGKYEIKPGARGGLSNDYPVFRLAGIMMMKAESLLRTGKADEAAVIVTNVRKRAFATTNPAKATVTGAQLQMGSSYKYGWQNIDGTISDLQGGADIPYGRMLDELGWEFAAEGQRRQQLIRFGVYSRKIWFNHRPKLDGKTRILFPIPQVEIDKNPNLKQNDDYK; this is encoded by the coding sequence ATGAAAAAGCAACAAATTCTGACCACACTATACCTGGCTTTGGGTATCTCCATCATGTTGGGCTCCTGTACGAAGCTGGACGAAGAAGTATATGACCAGGTGTTGGAAACATCATTCAAACCGACAGAGAAAGACATTCCAGCCATTATTGGTCCGGCATACACTGTGCTACGTACGGTAATGGTAGGCTGGCAGGGAGATTTTGACCTGCAGGAAGAGCCGGCTGATATTATTGTAACACCGGTACGTCCCAATGGATGGTATGATGCCGGTACTTACCAGCGTATGCACAAGCATGAATGGACACCTACAGAATGGCAGCCAATCAACTCCTGGAATGAGAATTTTAAAGGAGTAAATGCGGTAAACAGGATCCTCTCTCAAATTGAGGAAGGTTCTATCCCGGTTACCACAGGCAAAGAGGCCCTCGTGGCCGAATTGAAAACAGCACGCGCCTTCTATTATTCCATGCTGATCGACAATCATGGCAATGTACCCATTGTAACCAATTTTAAAGACACTGCGCGCCCCAAACAAAGCACCCGTGCCCAAGTGTATGCTTTTATCGAAAAAGAACTGCTGGACAATATCGGCCTGCTGAGTGAAAAAGCAGACAATAGCACTTATGGCCGCTTTAACAAGTGGGCTGCCCGCGCTACGCTGGCACGCCTGTACCTCAATGCCGAAGTGTATACTGGTACAGCTCAATGGGCAAAATGTATTGAACAATGTGATGAGATCCTGACCAAGGGACCCTATATACTGGAGCCTGTTTTTAAAACCAACTTCCTTACGAATAACAATACCTCTAAGGAACTGGTATTTGCAGTGCCTTTCGATGAGATCTTTGCTACCCAGAACAGCATCCACATGAAAACACTGGCTTCTGCACACCGTAATGTGCTTGACCTGGCTGCCCAACCCTGGGGTGGTAACTGTGCTGTGCCTCAGTTCATCGATACTTATGACCCGGATGACACCCGCATGAAGGATACCTGGATCCAGGGCCCTCAATACAATGTAGCTACGGGCGCATTGATCCTTACTTATGTAAAGAAGGTACCCAGCATTGACAACACTGATTTCTTCGACGGATTCCGTATAGGCAAGTATGAGATCAAGCCCGGTGCCCGGGGCGGCTTGAGCAATGACTATCCCGTATTTCGCCTGGCAGGCATTATGATGATGAAAGCAGAATCTTTGCTTCGTACTGGTAAGGCAGATGAGGCAGCCGTGATCGTGACCAACGTGCGGAAAAGAGCTTTTGCTACTACCAATCCTGCAAAGGCCACTGTGACCGGCGCCCAACTACAAATGGGCAGCTCTTATAAGTATGGCTGGCAGAATATCGATGGCACCATTTCCGATCTGCAGGGTGGAGCAGATATCCCTTATGGAAGAATGCTCGACGAACTGGGTTGGGAATTTGCCGCCGAAGGACAACGCCGTCAACAACTGATCCGCTTTGGTGTATACAGCCGTAAGATATGGTTCAATCACCGTCCTAAACTGGATGGTAAAACACGCATCTTGTTCCCCATTCCACAGGTAGAGATCGATAAGAATCCCAACCTGAAACAGAATGACGATTATAAATAA
- a CDS encoding group III truncated hemoglobin, whose translation MHDIQTREDIELLVNEFYKKVVPDRLIGHFFTRVVHFTWEEHIPVMISFWETVLLGQQSYKGNPMVKHIELDALYPLDPLHFDRWLYLWQETVRQLYAGDKANEAVDRAHSIAKIMKAKIAARHLPG comes from the coding sequence ATGCATGACATACAGACCCGTGAAGATATAGAATTGCTCGTCAATGAGTTTTATAAGAAAGTGGTGCCTGATCGCCTGATCGGGCATTTCTTTACCCGCGTAGTTCATTTTACCTGGGAAGAACATATTCCCGTCATGATCTCCTTCTGGGAAACCGTGTTGCTGGGGCAGCAATCCTACAAAGGCAACCCCATGGTAAAGCATATAGAACTGGATGCCTTGTATCCCCTCGATCCCCTGCATTTCGATCGCTGGCTCTACCTATGGCAAGAGACGGTACGCCAGCTTTATGCAGGCGACAAAGCCAACGAAGCGGTAGACCGGGCGCATTCCATTGCTAAGATCATGAAGGCCAAGATCGCAGCGCGGCACCTGCCAGGGTGA
- a CDS encoding multiheme c-type cytochrome, which yields MQRYKHSLAITAIIFILVLTLSQCLSKPEKGMATTADLRGTGYIGSAACTNCHQEIHKSYLATAHRNTSASPSTASIKGSFESGRNAFHYRANVKVAMEQRSNGLFQVAYMNDQEKQAFPFGVVVGSGRKAQTYLYWYDDNVFQLPVSYSVWAKAWVNSPSYPADKVRFDRLINIGCFECHGSYIERKGTQQEGERMVDYFDKTKVIYGMDCERCHGPAAEHVSFHSSHPEEKQAQHIALYKQLSRQRQVDLCAQCHSGGHTTKNSIFSFKPGDSLSQYFSSAIKTGGDVSKLDVHGNQYQLITGSQCYIKSNVLSCTSCHNPHVQERENMAVLSQRCASCHQAVTHSFAAKLPANAINTNCIDCHMPALPSRAITLKQEEKTNADPNLIRTHFISIYPEQTKQFIESHKN from the coding sequence ATGCAACGATACAAACATAGTCTTGCCATTACAGCCATCATTTTCATATTGGTGCTTACGCTTTCGCAATGCCTTTCCAAACCGGAGAAGGGAATGGCTACCACAGCAGATCTAAGGGGTACAGGTTATATTGGTTCAGCAGCCTGCACCAACTGCCATCAGGAGATTCACAAAAGTTACCTGGCTACGGCCCATCGCAATACTTCTGCCAGCCCTTCTACCGCCTCTATCAAAGGGAGTTTTGAATCCGGCAGGAATGCCTTTCATTACCGGGCCAATGTAAAAGTAGCCATGGAACAAAGGAGTAATGGCCTGTTCCAGGTAGCCTATATGAATGACCAGGAAAAGCAGGCATTTCCGTTTGGCGTGGTAGTGGGATCGGGCCGTAAAGCACAAACTTATTTATACTGGTATGATGACAATGTGTTTCAACTGCCGGTATCGTATTCTGTTTGGGCCAAGGCATGGGTAAACAGCCCCAGTTACCCGGCAGACAAGGTACGCTTTGACCGGCTGATCAATATTGGCTGTTTTGAATGTCACGGCTCGTATATCGAACGCAAGGGCACGCAACAGGAAGGGGAACGAATGGTGGACTATTTTGATAAAACCAAAGTGATCTATGGCATGGATTGCGAGCGCTGCCATGGTCCGGCAGCGGAACATGTAAGTTTTCACTCTTCCCATCCGGAGGAAAAGCAAGCACAGCATATAGCCCTTTATAAACAACTGTCCCGACAGCGACAGGTAGACCTTTGCGCCCAATGCCATTCAGGAGGTCATACTACAAAAAATTCGATCTTTTCCTTTAAGCCGGGCGATTCACTGTCCCAGTATTTTTCATCGGCTATCAAGACCGGTGGGGACGTCAGTAAACTGGACGTACATGGCAACCAATACCAACTGATCACAGGCAGCCAGTGCTATATTAAAAGTAATGTACTGAGTTGTACTTCCTGTCACAATCCACATGTGCAGGAAAGGGAGAACATGGCCGTATTATCGCAGCGTTGCGCGAGCTGCCACCAAGCGGTAACACATAGCTTTGCAGCGAAACTGCCAGCCAATGCCATCAACACCAATTGCATTGACTGCCACATGCCTGCCCTCCCCTCCCGCGCCATCACACTAAAGCAGGAAGAGAAAACCAATGCTGATCCCAACCTGATAAGGACCCATTTCATCAGTATTTACCCGGAGCAAACAAAACAGTTTATTGAATCACATAAAAACTGA
- a CDS encoding glycoside hydrolase family 2 protein, producing MPHRSIYFLFCLLALRATAQDRYELNSGWQYAPAATVKVQGTDLSMPNYPLAGWKPAIVPGTVLTTMLHHKQVPDPFYGMNNELIPDIYTTGRDYYTCWFVKDFKEVYPTAGQQVWLQFRGVNYGCDVFLNGHKLNEVTFKSMFLRQQYNITPWLTKDGSNRLAVIVYPPDPVGNPNGGQGGDGRIAKNVSHQYVAGWDWIQPIRDRNTGIWDKVYIEKTGVVNLKNPHVVTMVPGKRMPSGPQQPATIKMTAELENTSDKPVQGILQYTLAGKKIWKAVTIPANTTALVTLPNAILNNPRLWWPAGYGQQELYTTELQFLVNGKPADKESLTFGVREIQRVWNTTTLSSQFNVNGQKIFIKGGNWIISDAMLRFTDERYDAEIRYHRDMNLNLIRIWGGALLERPEFYKACDKYGMLVFQDFWMSGDCNGRWQDPKKAEDQATRRKYPDDHDLFLRSVADGIKLIRNHPSLAIWCGGNEITPPDDILAAMRDSLLPQLDGTRVFFDYSNSDSMSMNILKGNGDGPYNIQPTDTFWKFRTYPFNSEVGSVGLGDYESLKRFIPAANRVPPVYTPAAGGQRAREKADSVWEYHKYIGYQDQIARYGPVKDARDFAMKAQLVNYDQYRALMEGFTAHMWDWYTGTIIWKTQNPWTALRGQMYDYYLDPNACLYGLRKGGEPVHVMYNPVEGTVMTVNNRFISNDSDYLAIKAYDMAGKSIPLPGSRVKLDASAVNTFMNIKDTVDKLRAEKGIFLSIRLVSSDELTHGSNNLYCLPAANGQYAGLNELRPATLGVNATMMESGKMLVEFINKTGSIAFFNRISILHPQTKERILPAFYSDNYITILPYERKFVSIEWNDKSLTPLVNVEGWNVTTKTVIPSTGAAGK from the coding sequence ATGCCTCATCGTTCCATATACTTCCTGTTTTGTTTATTAGCGCTGCGCGCAACTGCACAAGACCGCTATGAATTAAACTCCGGCTGGCAATACGCACCGGCTGCCACGGTGAAAGTGCAGGGCACAGACTTGTCAATGCCCAACTATCCTCTGGCAGGCTGGAAACCCGCCATCGTACCCGGCACAGTACTCACCACCATGTTGCATCACAAACAGGTGCCCGATCCTTTTTATGGCATGAACAATGAGTTGATCCCCGATATATATACCACCGGCCGCGATTATTATACCTGTTGGTTTGTAAAAGATTTTAAAGAAGTTTATCCCACTGCCGGGCAGCAGGTATGGCTGCAATTCCGTGGTGTTAATTATGGTTGCGATGTATTCCTCAACGGTCATAAGCTCAACGAGGTTACTTTCAAAAGCATGTTCCTGCGGCAGCAATACAATATCACACCCTGGCTCACCAAAGATGGTAGCAACAGGCTGGCGGTGATCGTATATCCACCCGATCCGGTAGGTAATCCCAATGGCGGGCAAGGTGGAGATGGCCGGATAGCTAAGAATGTTTCTCACCAGTATGTAGCCGGTTGGGATTGGATACAGCCCATCCGCGACCGCAACACGGGCATATGGGACAAGGTATATATTGAGAAGACCGGCGTGGTGAATCTGAAGAATCCCCATGTGGTTACAATGGTGCCGGGTAAAAGAATGCCCTCGGGACCACAGCAGCCGGCAACTATTAAGATGACGGCCGAACTGGAAAATACTTCGGATAAACCAGTGCAAGGCATATTGCAATATACCCTGGCGGGAAAAAAAATATGGAAAGCCGTTACCATTCCGGCCAATACCACAGCATTGGTCACTCTACCCAATGCAATCCTCAACAATCCCCGCCTCTGGTGGCCGGCAGGTTATGGCCAGCAGGAGCTGTACACAACAGAACTGCAATTCCTGGTCAATGGAAAACCAGCCGATAAAGAATCATTGACCTTTGGTGTACGGGAAATACAAAGGGTATGGAATACCACCACGCTGAGCAGCCAGTTCAACGTGAACGGACAAAAGATATTCATCAAAGGCGGCAACTGGATCATTTCCGATGCGATGCTGCGGTTCACCGATGAGAGATATGATGCGGAAATTCGTTACCACCGTGATATGAACCTCAACCTCATTCGCATATGGGGCGGGGCTTTACTGGAGCGGCCTGAGTTTTATAAAGCCTGTGATAAATATGGTATGCTGGTGTTCCAGGATTTCTGGATGTCGGGCGATTGCAATGGCCGGTGGCAGGATCCTAAAAAAGCAGAGGATCAGGCCACGAGGCGCAAATACCCTGATGACCATGACCTGTTCCTGCGTTCTGTGGCTGATGGGATCAAACTCATCCGCAATCACCCTTCCCTGGCTATCTGGTGCGGCGGCAATGAGATCACACCACCTGATGATATCCTCGCTGCTATGCGCGATTCCCTCTTGCCTCAACTGGATGGCACACGGGTGTTCTTTGATTATTCCAATTCCGACAGCATGTCGATGAACATACTGAAAGGCAATGGAGATGGCCCATATAATATACAGCCTACAGATACTTTCTGGAAATTTCGCACCTATCCCTTCAACTCAGAAGTGGGGTCTGTTGGTTTGGGCGATTATGAATCACTGAAACGATTCATTCCTGCCGCGAATAGGGTGCCCCCTGTATATACCCCGGCTGCGGGTGGTCAGCGGGCGCGTGAGAAAGCTGATTCCGTATGGGAATACCATAAGTACATTGGCTACCAGGATCAAATTGCCAGGTATGGCCCTGTAAAAGATGCGCGTGACTTTGCTATGAAAGCACAACTGGTGAATTACGACCAGTATCGTGCCCTTATGGAAGGATTCACCGCCCATATGTGGGATTGGTATACCGGTACCATCATCTGGAAAACACAAAATCCCTGGACCGCCCTGCGCGGCCAGATGTATGACTACTACCTCGATCCCAACGCCTGCCTCTATGGCCTGCGCAAAGGCGGTGAACCGGTGCATGTAATGTACAATCCTGTTGAAGGCACGGTGATGACCGTTAACAATCGTTTCATATCGAATGACAGTGATTACCTGGCCATAAAAGCATATGATATGGCTGGAAAAAGTATACCGCTGCCCGGTTCACGGGTGAAGCTGGATGCCAGTGCTGTCAATACATTTATGAACATAAAGGATACAGTAGATAAGCTTCGCGCAGAAAAAGGGATATTTCTGTCGATTAGGTTAGTTAGCTCCGACGAGCTTACCCATGGCAGCAACAATCTGTATTGCCTGCCTGCTGCCAACGGACAATATGCAGGTCTCAACGAACTGAGGCCTGCCACCCTGGGCGTTAATGCCACCATGATGGAGTCGGGTAAAATGCTTGTAGAGTTCATAAATAAGACGGGCAGCATAGCCTTCTTCAACCGTATTTCAATACTGCATCCCCAAACAAAGGAGCGTATCCTACCGGCCTTCTATAGCGATAACTATATTACCATCTTGCCCTATGAACGAAAATTTGTATCCATTGAATGGAACGACAAGTCCCTGACCCCGCTGGTAAATGTAGAAGGGTGGAATGTGACAACAAAAACGGTGATCCCGTCAACAGGAGCTGCCGGCAAATGA
- a CDS encoding SusC/RagA family TonB-linked outer membrane protein, giving the protein MIKLIAGAGIVSCLCFSPVSVRAFAPDLPFYKKAPVAITVTGVVKDAKGNPLPGISVQVKNAQQGTATDAKGAFSIEVPSGESILAFSGTGFAPQEVKVGNQTTLNITLQTSSANLDEVVVVGYGKQKKGEVTSAVASVKSEDFTKGFARDAGQLIQGKVAGVSVVTASGDPNATTQISLRGSSTIMSSTQPLVLIDGIPGALNTVAPEDIESIDVLKDGSAAAIYGTRGTNGVVLITTRKKGNRPSTVTYEGQVNVQTIARKMDFLDADGYRRGIKEGIFPANTDMGTSTDWLDVISRKPVSQTHNISFQGGNAQTNYVATLNLRQWQGFFKRSENEQLLGRADINHSMFDGKLKLNLNVIGRNRKYFDAPNYAYIYRQAIIRNPTDSVYNSAGFYREDPNAYNYDNPLRPIQEVDGESVQNEMRYNVNVLFTPIRNLNLKLLLSSVKRTNLNGYAENKNHRASETLRRTGYASRGTDYLRDNLLEFTTDYTHIMDLHKVTIMGGYSYQDVTSEGFSANNSNFPTDLYSYNRLQSGDALQLANGAVGMSSFKNNNKLIGFFGRLNYVFDEKYLISAIVRHEGSSKFGANYKWGTFPAASLGWRISRESFMSNVDFINDLKLRAGFGITGTVPNDPYMSLISLNYSNNRFLYNGGWIQPIEPVRNRNPDLRWEKKTEINFGLDFAIWSNRISGSIDVYQRRTKDMLYNFPVPVPPNFQSSTLANAGEMKNQGIEILLNADIVRTKDFQFRGNVTWSYNKNTLVSISSDDRFKLANDFFDAGHTGEPIQIITHRVKVGQPIGNFFGYKSIDVDDSGKWIIEDKDGKPKLLSAASGDDRKILGNGVPKHTAGVNLSFSYKRIDLAVNMRGQFGYQILNYQRMYYENPTVKAYNMLESAFDKVYGKARLSSPLAYVSHYIENGDHWKIDNVTLGYNFNVGGNKYIKNLRVFASGLNLIVITGYKGIDPEVSRLGLDPGSDSRDKYPTMRTFTAGVNMTF; this is encoded by the coding sequence ATGATCAAGCTCATTGCAGGCGCAGGCATAGTATCCTGCCTATGTTTTTCGCCTGTCTCAGTCCGCGCTTTTGCTCCGGACCTGCCATTCTACAAAAAGGCGCCCGTAGCCATTACGGTAACAGGAGTTGTAAAAGATGCCAAGGGAAACCCACTTCCCGGCATTTCGGTTCAGGTAAAAAATGCTCAACAAGGTACTGCCACCGATGCCAAAGGCGCCTTCTCTATTGAGGTACCCAGTGGAGAAAGCATCCTGGCTTTCTCGGGTACAGGTTTCGCTCCGCAGGAAGTTAAAGTAGGCAATCAAACAACGCTGAACATAACACTGCAAACCAGCAGCGCCAATCTTGATGAAGTAGTAGTGGTAGGTTATGGCAAACAAAAGAAAGGTGAAGTAACGAGTGCTGTAGCCAGTGTAAAATCAGAAGATTTCACCAAAGGGTTTGCGCGTGATGCAGGCCAATTGATACAAGGTAAAGTAGCCGGTGTATCTGTGGTAACAGCCAGCGGCGATCCCAATGCCACCACACAAATATCCTTACGCGGAAGCAGTACAATCATGTCTTCCACCCAACCATTGGTATTGATCGATGGTATCCCCGGCGCACTCAACACTGTTGCTCCGGAAGATATTGAGTCAATAGATGTATTAAAAGACGGTTCCGCTGCGGCCATTTATGGTACGCGCGGCACCAACGGGGTGGTATTGATCACTACCCGCAAAAAAGGCAACCGCCCTTCAACAGTTACCTACGAGGGACAGGTAAATGTTCAAACCATCGCCCGCAAAATGGATTTCCTGGATGCGGACGGATACCGCAGGGGCATCAAAGAAGGCATATTTCCTGCTAATACCGATATGGGTACATCTACCGACTGGTTGGATGTAATAAGCAGGAAGCCGGTGAGTCAAACGCATAATATTTCCTTCCAGGGAGGCAATGCACAAACGAATTATGTAGCCACTTTGAACCTGCGGCAATGGCAGGGTTTTTTCAAAAGATCAGAGAATGAACAACTTCTCGGTCGTGCAGACATCAACCATTCTATGTTTGATGGCAAGCTGAAGTTAAACCTCAATGTGATCGGACGCAACCGTAAGTATTTCGACGCTCCCAACTACGCTTATATTTACCGTCAGGCCATCATACGCAACCCAACAGATAGCGTGTACAATTCAGCAGGCTTCTACCGGGAAGATCCCAATGCCTATAACTATGATAACCCCCTTCGCCCTATACAGGAAGTGGATGGAGAAAGTGTTCAAAACGAAATGCGTTACAACGTCAATGTACTGTTTACACCTATCCGCAACCTCAACCTGAAACTGTTGCTGTCTTCCGTAAAGCGTACCAACCTGAACGGTTATGCAGAAAACAAAAACCACCGGGCATCTGAAACCCTGCGCAGAACAGGTTATGCCTCAAGGGGTACAGATTACCTGCGCGACAACCTGTTGGAATTCACCACCGATTACACCCATATCATGGACCTCCATAAAGTTACCATCATGGGTGGCTATAGCTACCAGGATGTAACCAGTGAAGGTTTTTCTGCCAACAACTCCAATTTCCCAACTGACCTGTATTCTTACAACAGGTTGCAATCTGGCGACGCCCTGCAGCTGGCAAATGGCGCTGTAGGCATGAGCAGTTTTAAGAATAACAATAAACTCATCGGCTTTTTCGGACGTCTGAACTATGTATTTGATGAGAAATACCTGATATCTGCCATCGTACGCCATGAAGGCTCCTCTAAGTTTGGCGCCAACTACAAATGGGGTACTTTCCCCGCCGCTTCACTGGGCTGGAGGATCAGCAGAGAGTCATTTATGTCGAATGTGGACTTTATCAATGACCTGAAACTGAGAGCTGGTTTTGGTATTACAGGTACTGTACCCAATGACCCTTACATGTCGCTCATCAGTCTTAACTATTCCAACAACAGGTTCCTGTACAATGGCGGATGGATTCAACCTATCGAGCCTGTACGTAATCGTAACCCTGATCTGCGTTGGGAAAAGAAAACCGAGATCAACTTCGGTCTTGACTTTGCAATTTGGAGTAATCGTATTAGTGGTAGTATAGATGTTTATCAACGCCGCACAAAGGATATGCTGTATAATTTCCCCGTACCTGTACCACCAAATTTCCAAAGCAGCACACTGGCCAATGCCGGCGAAATGAAAAACCAGGGTATTGAAATATTACTGAATGCGGATATCGTAAGAACGAAAGATTTCCAGTTCAGGGGTAATGTAACCTGGTCTTACAATAAAAACACATTGGTATCTATCTCTTCTGACGACCGCTTCAAGCTGGCCAATGACTTCTTTGATGCAGGTCATACCGGCGAGCCTATTCAGATCATTACCCACCGGGTAAAAGTGGGTCAACCTATTGGTAATTTCTTTGGTTACAAATCCATTGATGTTGACGACAGTGGCAAATGGATCATTGAAGACAAGGACGGTAAACCCAAGCTCCTGAGCGCTGCATCCGGTGATGATCGTAAAATACTGGGCAATGGTGTTCCCAAACATACAGCAGGTGTGAATCTTTCTTTCAGCTACAAAAGGATCGACCTGGCTGTGAACATGCGCGGACAATTTGGCTACCAGATCCTCAATTACCAACGTATGTATTATGAAAATCCCACTGTGAAGGCGTATAATATGCTCGAAAGCGCATTCGACAAAGTATATGGCAAAGCCAGATTGTCATCTCCACTGGCATATGTATCGCATTATATTGAGAATGGCGACCACTGGAAGATCGACAACGTAACGCTGGGTTATAATTTTAATGTAGGCGGCAACAAATACATTAAGAACCTGCGGGTATTTGCTTCCGGATTAAACCTGATCGTTATAACCGGGTACAAAGGTATCGACCCCGAAGTGAGCCGCCTGGGCCTTGATCCCGGATCTGATTCCAGGGACAAATATCCTACCATGCGCACTTTCACAGCTGGTGTAAACATGACATTCTAA